From the Leucobacter tenebrionis genome, one window contains:
- a CDS encoding SDR family NAD(P)-dependent oxidoreductase: MISEDVKTVRNGAQDDRKRWVFVTGGASGIGEGIARVLHDSGYGVILADRDAERLAEVSASFEHVRTVVADVSDPAATAVMRDAAESVDGLWGLVNAAGISMVKHFLLNTEEEWTRILRVNLEGTFRSIGAIAPVLKNNGGGAIVNIASITGRAPAALQAAYAASKAGVIGMSKSLAFDFGPLDITVNAVCPGVVRTPIWDRILEQDAAATGRSEDEIFAEHVKPIPVGRPQSVQDIGEISRFLLSDAARSISGEEIGVTGGMGFVEFDFATAARELPEQL, from the coding sequence ATGATCTCCGAGGATGTCAAGACTGTGCGCAACGGCGCACAAGATGACCGTAAGAGGTGGGTGTTCGTCACCGGTGGAGCGTCGGGCATCGGCGAGGGTATCGCCCGCGTGCTGCACGACAGCGGCTACGGCGTGATCCTCGCCGACCGTGACGCCGAGCGGCTCGCCGAGGTGTCCGCCTCGTTCGAGCACGTGCGCACGGTCGTGGCTGACGTGAGCGACCCGGCCGCCACCGCAGTGATGCGTGACGCGGCGGAATCAGTCGACGGGCTCTGGGGACTCGTGAACGCTGCCGGCATCTCGATGGTGAAGCACTTCCTGCTCAACACGGAGGAGGAGTGGACGCGCATTCTGCGGGTGAACCTTGAGGGCACCTTCCGCAGCATCGGCGCGATCGCCCCGGTGCTGAAGAACAACGGAGGCGGAGCGATCGTGAACATCGCCTCGATCACCGGCCGGGCGCCGGCCGCGCTGCAGGCAGCCTACGCCGCGTCGAAGGCAGGTGTCATCGGTATGTCGAAGAGTCTCGCGTTCGATTTCGGCCCACTGGACATCACGGTCAACGCGGTGTGCCCCGGTGTCGTGCGCACACCGATCTGGGATCGCATTCTCGAACAGGATGCGGCCGCGACCGGGCGCAGCGAGGACGAGATCTTCGCCGAGCACGTGAAGCCGATCCCGGTCGGCCGTCCGCAGTCGGTGCAGGATATCGGTGAGATCAGTCGTTTTCTGCTCTCCGATGCTGCGCGAAGCATCTCGGGCGAAGAGATCGGGGTCACGGGCGGCATGGGCTTCGTCGAGTTCGATTTCGCGACCGCAGCGCGAGAACTGCCGGAGCAGCTGTGA
- a CDS encoding zinc-dependent alcohol dehydrogenase: MTQDMRAAVFMGEGRLELVERPRPSIDRPEDIVLRVRAVGICGSDLHILDVPPTHPAKPGVIFGHEFCGEVVEVGPEVRDISVGDRVAIDQNPPCGRCESCRTGSPNFCKVVFDNPECDLPGWPNTPGQWWDGGMAEYVRVPSYFAYRVSDKTPMEHIVVAEPLGCVLNGVHKAGVRPGESAVIIGGGPIGLLTVMVMRLLGAGDIIMVEPSEARRTVALRLGATVGIDPRDTDVVAAVREATGGKGPTLIYEAVGSQLDAAVAMAADEARIVVVGINSAVRAGFAPTDIVNKELSIHGAFLMRNTMREALDLIENGSIPVAEIVSHVLPLEEVHEGMRLARSGEALKVVFTP, encoded by the coding sequence ATGACGCAGGATATGCGTGCCGCGGTATTCATGGGGGAAGGACGCCTCGAGCTCGTCGAGCGGCCTCGTCCCTCTATCGATCGGCCCGAGGACATCGTGCTGCGCGTGCGTGCGGTCGGCATCTGCGGGTCTGACCTGCACATTCTCGATGTGCCGCCGACGCATCCGGCGAAACCGGGTGTGATCTTCGGACACGAGTTCTGCGGCGAGGTCGTCGAGGTCGGCCCGGAGGTGCGTGACATCAGCGTCGGTGACCGTGTGGCGATCGACCAGAACCCGCCGTGCGGCCGCTGCGAGTCGTGTCGCACCGGCAGCCCGAACTTCTGCAAGGTGGTCTTCGACAACCCCGAGTGCGATCTTCCTGGCTGGCCGAACACACCGGGGCAGTGGTGGGACGGCGGTATGGCGGAGTACGTGCGTGTGCCGTCCTACTTCGCCTACCGGGTCTCGGATAAGACGCCGATGGAGCACATCGTCGTCGCCGAGCCGCTCGGCTGTGTGCTGAACGGCGTGCATAAGGCCGGCGTGCGCCCCGGTGAGAGCGCCGTGATCATCGGCGGCGGCCCGATCGGCCTGCTCACCGTGATGGTGATGCGGCTGCTCGGCGCCGGTGACATCATCATGGTCGAGCCGTCCGAGGCGCGCCGTACTGTGGCGCTGCGGCTCGGGGCGACCGTCGGCATCGATCCTCGCGACACCGATGTGGTCGCGGCGGTGCGCGAGGCTACGGGCGGCAAAGGGCCGACGCTGATCTACGAGGCGGTCGGCTCGCAACTCGACGCCGCGGTCGCGATGGCCGCCGATGAGGCGCGGATCGTGGTCGTCGGAATCAACTCGGCCGTGCGCGCCGGCTTCGCGCCCACAGACATCGTGAACAAGGAGTTGAGCATTCACGGCGCATTCCTCATGCGCAACACGATGCGCGAGGCGCTCGACCTCATCGAGAACGGCTCGATCCCGGTTGCCGAGATCGTCAGTCACGTGCTTCCTCTCGAAGAGGTGCACGAGGGGATGCGGCTGGCTCGTTCGGGTGAGGCGCTGAAGGTGGTGTTCACTCCATGA
- a CDS encoding VOC family protein produces the protein MSAQFSFHHLGLVVEDLDRAVGFYTDVLGMTRDGRTEWTVIEGEPLGIDAAEVELRWEFLKLGAVRLELHEFRNLPATSARRATQDPGLGHLALAVTDMDEAVAALVAGGVDFFSPVNLLTDSPGQEGDRWVYCRDPFGLTIELYETASPARRAAVAA, from the coding sequence ATGAGCGCGCAGTTCTCGTTTCACCATCTCGGATTGGTCGTCGAAGATCTCGACCGCGCCGTCGGCTTCTACACCGACGTGCTCGGCATGACGCGGGATGGGCGCACCGAATGGACCGTCATCGAGGGTGAGCCCCTCGGCATCGACGCTGCCGAGGTCGAGCTGCGCTGGGAGTTCCTCAAGCTCGGTGCGGTCCGACTCGAGCTGCATGAGTTTCGCAATCTGCCGGCGACCTCGGCCCGCCGAGCGACGCAGGATCCGGGGCTCGGCCACCTGGCGCTGGCAGTGACAGACATGGACGAGGCGGTAGCCGCGCTCGTGGCCGGCGGCGTCGATTTCTTCTCGCCCGTGAATCTGCTCACCGATTCGCCTGGCCAGGAAGGCGATCGATGGGTCTACTGTCGAGACCCGTTCGGCTTGACCATCGAACTGTACGAGACCGCTTCACCCGCGCGCCGCGCGGCCGTAGCGGCCTGA
- a CDS encoding M24 family metallopeptidase produces MDIPFNTRQLDELMAAEDIDALLVTSKHNVQYLLGGHRFFWFDYMDAVGVSRYLPVVVYFRGAPEASCFIGNAMEGFQIENEPIWVTRIKAEAWGVRDAMEMALDAVRERLGTEARLGIEPSFLPVDALPVLEGHGKYDLADSEFLLERLRACKNETELDLVEQASDRTVAAILEVFSQLEPGMTKRDAVDRLRLAEVERGLVFEYCLVSAGSSYNRAASDDRLEAGDVICLDSGGNYRGYIGDLARMAVLGDPDAELEDALAEIDAVQQAARSTIAAGTLGREVIAAGDARVAQSPFADKLAYVTHGMGLVSHEAPRLTATGPVPYPDTDADAPLMPGMVLSVETTLWHERRGFIKLEDTVLVTEDGHRAVGDVGRGWNVCGQSALVTA; encoded by the coding sequence ATGGATATTCCTTTCAATACTCGGCAGCTCGATGAGCTGATGGCGGCGGAAGACATCGATGCTCTGCTCGTCACCTCGAAGCACAACGTGCAGTACCTGCTCGGAGGGCACCGCTTCTTCTGGTTCGACTACATGGATGCGGTCGGCGTGAGTCGCTACCTGCCCGTAGTCGTCTATTTCCGCGGTGCTCCCGAGGCCTCCTGCTTCATCGGCAACGCCATGGAGGGCTTCCAGATCGAGAATGAGCCGATCTGGGTGACTCGCATCAAGGCGGAAGCCTGGGGAGTGCGTGATGCGATGGAGATGGCCCTCGACGCGGTGCGCGAGCGCCTCGGCACCGAGGCCCGCCTCGGCATCGAGCCGAGCTTCCTCCCCGTCGATGCTCTGCCGGTACTCGAGGGGCACGGCAAGTACGACCTCGCCGACTCCGAGTTTCTGCTGGAACGACTGCGTGCCTGCAAGAACGAGACTGAACTCGATCTCGTGGAACAGGCCTCGGACCGCACTGTCGCGGCGATCCTCGAGGTGTTCAGCCAGCTCGAGCCGGGTATGACCAAGCGCGACGCCGTCGACCGGCTGCGTCTGGCAGAGGTCGAACGCGGTCTCGTGTTCGAGTACTGCCTCGTATCGGCCGGCTCGAGTTACAACCGCGCGGCCTCTGACGACCGCCTCGAAGCGGGGGATGTGATCTGCCTCGATTCGGGCGGTAATTACCGCGGCTACATCGGCGATCTCGCGCGGATGGCCGTGCTCGGCGACCCCGATGCCGAACTCGAAGACGCACTCGCCGAGATCGATGCGGTGCAGCAGGCTGCGCGATCCACCATCGCCGCGGGCACCCTCGGTCGCGAGGTCATCGCCGCCGGCGATGCTCGTGTCGCGCAGAGCCCCTTCGCCGACAAGCTCGCCTATGTCACCCACGGGATGGGGCTCGTAAGTCACGAAGCGCCCAGGCTCACCGCGACCGGGCCAGTGCCCTACCCGGACACCGATGCCGACGCGCCTCTTATGCCTGGAATGGTGCTCTCGGTCGAGACGACGCTGTGGCACGAACGCCGCGGCTTCATCAAGCTCGAAGACACCGTGCTCGTCACAGAGGACGGCCATCGCGCGGTCGGCGACGTCGGGCGAGGCTGGAACGTCTGCGGTCAGTCGGCGCTGGTGACCGCATGA
- a CDS encoding ABC transporter permease translates to MNQKPTRLEERVTAPTTSALPTLAERQTSWTTRAWQRIKSSPTTPILVALVLICIVLAVLTDRFFRAANILNILNQSAIVGIAAVGATLVIITSGIDLSVGSNIALSGMVAAMFVAGGGDGMLGVILALLVSTLIGAFNGASVAWLNLAPFIVTLATLGMGRGLTLQLSQGQSVYDLPESFNWIGSASVLGIPFASVLTVIMFIIGHLILNNTVFGHKVLATGGNREAARLSGIKDRQTLFWVYGFAGLCAGISAVVLVGRLGSATPTAGTGIELQVIAAVVIGGTSLLGGKGSMLGTFIGVLLIGVLNNGLTLLNVSPFWVQFVQAAMIFLAVLLDSFNTRRLARRKVKTA, encoded by the coding sequence ATGAATCAGAAACCAACCAGGCTCGAAGAGCGCGTGACAGCACCGACGACCTCGGCGCTGCCGACACTCGCCGAGCGCCAGACCAGCTGGACCACGCGCGCGTGGCAACGCATCAAGTCGAGTCCGACCACGCCGATCCTCGTCGCTCTCGTGCTGATCTGCATCGTGCTCGCCGTGCTCACGGACCGTTTCTTCCGCGCCGCGAACATTCTGAACATCCTCAACCAGTCTGCGATCGTAGGCATTGCAGCGGTCGGTGCGACCCTTGTCATCATCACCTCGGGCATCGACCTGTCGGTGGGTTCGAACATCGCCCTGTCGGGCATGGTCGCGGCAATGTTCGTCGCCGGCGGCGGAGACGGGATGCTGGGGGTGATCCTGGCACTGCTCGTCTCCACTCTCATCGGCGCTTTCAATGGTGCCTCGGTCGCCTGGCTCAATCTCGCCCCATTCATCGTGACGCTCGCGACACTGGGTATGGGGCGAGGGCTCACTCTGCAGCTCAGCCAGGGTCAGAGCGTGTACGACCTGCCGGAGTCCTTCAACTGGATCGGCAGCGCGTCGGTGTTGGGCATCCCGTTCGCCTCGGTGCTCACCGTGATCATGTTCATCATCGGCCATCTCATCCTCAACAACACGGTGTTCGGCCACAAGGTCCTCGCGACCGGAGGAAACCGGGAAGCGGCTCGCTTGTCGGGCATCAAGGATCGCCAGACGCTGTTCTGGGTGTACGGGTTCGCTGGTCTGTGCGCGGGTATCTCCGCCGTGGTGCTCGTCGGCCGTCTCGGCTCGGCGACCCCGACTGCCGGCACCGGCATCGAACTTCAGGTCATCGCAGCCGTCGTCATCGGAGGTACCAGCCTGCTCGGCGGCAAGGGCAGCATGCTCGGTACTTTCATCGGCGTACTGCTCATCGGTGTGCTCAACAACGGACTCACCCTGCTCAACGTGAGCCCCTTCTGGGTGCAGTTCGTACAAGCCGCGATGATCTTCCTCGCGGTGCTGCTCGACTCGTTCAACACGCGCCGCCTCGCTCGGCGAAAGGTCAAGACGGCCTGA
- a CDS encoding sugar ABC transporter ATP-binding protein, translated as MSKRYPGVRALTDVSLDIYAGKVLALAGENGAGKSTLIKSLAGAVRPDEGVVEIGGRPVAADPGEVIKAGVSVIYQELTDIPDMSVADNLLLGAMPASAGMIHRAQAEHTSRKAMARVGLAYVDPRRTVSSLTLSERQLLEIARCLARDAKVLIFDEPTSSLPESEVEILMNVIKGLKADGLGILYVSHHLDEFFEIADDILVLRDGQVVEQRPTAEWDEQQLVRAMLARDLGRAYPYRERELGDEVLEAEGLNAPRVRDAKIHVRSGEVVGLIGLAGAGRTELMRAIAGVDRPDSGTVKIYGKPVPTGSIAAARGAGIAYVTEDRKQSGLVLEGSVRDNMALGNYGLFSRFGWIRQTKLARLCKQWIADFEVKTAGMNGAVGRLSGGNQQKVVLARYAATEPRLILLDDPTRGVDVGSKAAIYEKVFEMAEGGAGVIVTSSDTDEVLAVCDRAYVLRAGRIVGEVDRSSFDREAALHLASLG; from the coding sequence GTGAGTAAGCGCTATCCGGGCGTTCGTGCGCTGACGGATGTCAGCCTCGATATCTACGCGGGCAAGGTGCTCGCGCTCGCCGGCGAGAACGGTGCGGGGAAGTCCACGCTCATCAAGAGCCTGGCCGGTGCCGTTCGCCCCGACGAGGGTGTCGTCGAGATCGGCGGCAGGCCTGTTGCCGCCGATCCCGGCGAGGTCATCAAGGCCGGCGTCAGCGTCATCTATCAGGAACTCACCGATATTCCCGATATGTCGGTCGCCGACAACCTGCTGCTCGGTGCGATGCCGGCGAGCGCCGGAATGATCCATCGAGCGCAGGCCGAGCACACGAGCCGCAAGGCGATGGCCCGCGTCGGCCTCGCCTACGTCGACCCGCGGCGCACGGTATCGAGCCTCACGCTCTCCGAGCGCCAACTTCTCGAGATCGCCCGCTGCCTCGCCCGCGACGCGAAGGTGCTCATCTTCGACGAGCCCACCTCCTCGCTACCGGAGAGCGAGGTCGAGATTCTTATGAACGTGATCAAGGGGCTCAAAGCAGACGGCCTCGGCATCCTCTACGTGAGCCACCACCTCGACGAGTTCTTCGAGATCGCCGACGACATCCTGGTGCTGCGCGACGGCCAGGTCGTCGAACAGCGCCCCACAGCCGAATGGGATGAGCAGCAACTCGTACGCGCGATGCTCGCCCGAGACCTCGGCCGCGCCTATCCGTATCGCGAGCGCGAACTCGGCGATGAGGTGCTCGAAGCCGAGGGCTTGAACGCCCCCCGCGTCAGGGATGCGAAGATCCATGTGCGCAGCGGCGAAGTCGTAGGCCTCATCGGGCTGGCAGGCGCGGGACGCACAGAACTCATGCGGGCGATCGCCGGAGTCGACCGCCCGGACAGCGGCACGGTCAAGATCTACGGTAAGCCGGTGCCGACCGGCAGCATCGCCGCCGCGCGCGGTGCAGGCATCGCCTACGTCACCGAGGACCGCAAGCAGAGCGGGCTCGTACTCGAGGGCAGCGTGCGTGACAACATGGCGCTCGGCAATTACGGCCTGTTCAGCAGGTTCGGGTGGATCAGGCAGACCAAGCTCGCCCGGCTGTGCAAGCAGTGGATCGCCGACTTCGAAGTGAAGACGGCCGGCATGAACGGCGCGGTCGGGCGTCTCTCGGGCGGCAACCAGCAGAAGGTCGTGCTCGCACGGTACGCCGCGACCGAGCCGCGCCTGATCCTGCTCGACGACCCGACCCGCGGTGTCGACGTCGGCTCGAAGGCTGCCATCTACGAGAAGGTCTTCGAGATGGCAGAAGGAGGTGCCGGCGTGATCGTCACGAGCTCGGATACCGACGAAGTGCTCGCAGTCTGCGACCGGGCCTACGTATTGCGCGCCGGTCGCATCGTCGGTGAAGTCGATCGATCCTCCTTCGACCGCGAGGCAGCTCTGCACCTCGCCTCACTCGGCTGA
- a CDS encoding sugar ABC transporter substrate-binding protein, producing MAKKLVKAMLSLAAVGALVGLSACSSDDSGGNGDGGSAEAGDITIGYSGYTVSNPFFAGILEGLERGAEETGVELISTNANGDPNQQVTDVENLITQGVDYIAINPADGKAIVPAVKAADAAGIPVIALADSIGTDVTFTISQNHVEAGKMAAEEIAAFLEEKNGEPKGKVVNIQGLAGSPAAIDRDKGFLEAMEAYPDIEIVATADGGWDTAVSNEVMTDILQAQPEIDAVFAANGAEAVGVSRAIESAGRFKPVGEEGHIYVIGIDGPKPAVENIRAGIQDAEISQQPITMSEEAVRLIVKLSKGEEVEKNVEWPSMLLTADNLESPEVQEFGIWADEIE from the coding sequence ATGGCAAAGAAACTCGTGAAGGCGATGTTGTCGCTCGCCGCCGTAGGGGCACTGGTAGGGCTTTCGGCTTGCTCGTCGGACGACAGTGGGGGGAACGGCGATGGCGGCTCGGCGGAGGCCGGCGATATCACCATCGGTTACTCGGGCTATACGGTGTCGAATCCGTTCTTCGCGGGTATCCTCGAGGGCCTTGAGCGCGGTGCAGAAGAAACCGGCGTCGAATTGATCTCGACCAATGCGAACGGCGACCCCAATCAGCAGGTCACAGACGTCGAGAATCTCATCACCCAGGGCGTCGATTACATCGCCATCAACCCCGCAGACGGCAAGGCCATCGTCCCCGCGGTGAAGGCGGCAGACGCCGCCGGTATCCCCGTGATCGCGCTCGCCGACTCGATCGGCACCGACGTGACCTTCACGATCAGCCAGAACCATGTCGAGGCCGGCAAGATGGCTGCCGAGGAGATCGCCGCGTTCCTCGAAGAGAAGAACGGCGAGCCCAAGGGCAAGGTCGTCAATATTCAGGGCCTCGCGGGATCGCCCGCCGCGATCGACCGCGACAAGGGCTTCCTCGAAGCGATGGAGGCGTACCCCGACATCGAGATCGTCGCCACCGCCGATGGCGGCTGGGACACCGCGGTGTCGAACGAGGTCATGACCGACATTCTCCAGGCCCAGCCCGAGATCGACGCGGTCTTCGCGGCCAACGGCGCAGAGGCGGTCGGTGTGAGCCGCGCGATCGAGTCGGCGGGGCGCTTCAAGCCGGTCGGCGAAGAGGGTCACATCTACGTCATCGGCATCGACGGCCCGAAGCCGGCCGTCGAGAACATCCGCGCCGGGATCCAGGATGCCGAGATCAGCCAGCAGCCGATCACCATGTCGGAGGAGGCCGTGCGCCTCATCGTGAAGCTCTCCAAGGGGGAAGAGGTCGAGAAGAACGTCGAGTGGCCTTCGATGCTGCTCACCGCCGACAACCTCGAGAGCCCCGAGGTGCAGGAGTTCGGGATCTGGGCGGACGAAATTGAGTGA
- a CDS encoding GntR family transcriptional regulator — MDGLETERTTRGPVPRSALKQSSLEAGNSMKTFQATTALQRGPSLAEQAYAAIQELIISGAITSETVLSENDLSRQLSISRSPLREAIRRLQDEGMLNESGPRGFSVPPITTRFVAQLYQVRRALEGEAALLARDIPSEEMNAVREMMERVLVDLSEGRSHSFADADAAFHNLYIHRCGNPMLLHLIARLQGPLARVRVFANPLHEHLRASVQEHLAALDAMATGKPELVQQAVVAHIDGISARLLSHLESSVPSSDSTTGRSN, encoded by the coding sequence ATGGATGGACTCGAAACGGAGAGGACAACCAGGGGCCCGGTTCCGCGATCCGCACTCAAACAGAGCTCATTAGAGGCAGGTAACAGTATGAAAACGTTTCAGGCTACGACAGCGCTGCAACGCGGTCCCTCGCTCGCTGAGCAGGCCTATGCAGCTATTCAAGAGCTCATCATCTCCGGCGCGATCACCTCCGAAACCGTGCTCAGCGAAAACGACCTCTCCCGCCAGCTCTCAATCAGCCGCTCGCCCCTACGAGAAGCGATCCGTCGCCTGCAGGACGAGGGCATGCTCAATGAATCCGGCCCGCGCGGCTTCTCGGTGCCGCCGATCACCACCCGATTCGTAGCCCAGCTCTACCAGGTGCGACGCGCACTCGAGGGTGAGGCTGCGCTGCTGGCCAGAGATATTCCGTCCGAGGAGATGAACGCGGTGCGCGAGATGATGGAGCGCGTACTCGTCGATCTCTCGGAGGGGCGCAGCCATTCCTTCGCCGATGCAGATGCGGCCTTCCACAACCTCTACATCCATCGCTGCGGAAATCCCATGCTGCTGCATCTCATCGCTCGACTTCAAGGGCCCCTGGCCAGGGTGCGGGTATTCGCGAACCCCCTGCACGAGCACCTTCGCGCCTCCGTGCAGGAGCACCTCGCCGCACTCGACGCCATGGCGACCGGGAAGCCTGAACTGGTACAGCAGGCAGTAGTGGCGCATATCGACGGCATCTCCGCGCGCCTCCTGTCCCACCTCGAGTCGAGTGTGCCGTCATCCGACTCGACCACTGGCAGGAGCAACTGA
- a CDS encoding Gfo/Idh/MocA family protein, translated as MSRRFKTGVAGLGWMGGLHARSYRRFSEVFPDFEVSFDLVSAASRSAVLRDEAVTRWGFDSAVDQPMLLTAAEDIDVLSVCTPNAEHVDLAVAAADAGKAVWIEKPVGRSVEEVERVREAVLRNGTALAVGHNYRSSPAIRELRQRIGEGRIGRVEQVRGHYDAGFAADPEAPLTWRFSREQAGGGASSDILSHLLDLAQHVCGPATEITGRLRTVHASRPLPLAPGGHFGGPALTNRGTVDNDDIAVALVAFADGAFGSLNASRVSRAGENEILLEVHGSHGYAQWNSERPNEFLWRDRAMRSVTREHVDAGMGEYRRFLPGPGLGLGFDDVKLIELGEFVKMMRGMPSQAATIDDALRVARLEEALTASATTGRWVSVSSS; from the coding sequence ATGAGCCGACGCTTCAAGACAGGAGTAGCGGGACTCGGCTGGATGGGCGGGCTGCACGCCCGAAGCTACCGTCGCTTCTCAGAGGTCTTCCCCGACTTCGAGGTCTCATTCGACCTCGTCTCCGCAGCGAGCCGATCAGCTGTGTTGCGCGATGAGGCCGTCACGCGCTGGGGGTTCGATAGCGCCGTCGATCAGCCGATGCTCCTCACTGCAGCGGAGGACATCGATGTCCTCTCGGTCTGCACACCGAACGCCGAGCACGTCGACCTCGCCGTGGCCGCAGCAGACGCCGGCAAGGCCGTGTGGATCGAAAAGCCGGTAGGACGATCGGTCGAAGAGGTCGAACGCGTGCGCGAGGCGGTGCTGCGAAACGGCACAGCCCTCGCGGTGGGGCACAACTACCGTTCTTCCCCCGCCATCAGGGAACTGCGGCAGCGCATCGGCGAGGGACGGATCGGAAGGGTCGAACAGGTCCGCGGGCACTACGACGCGGGGTTCGCCGCCGATCCGGAAGCGCCTCTCACCTGGCGCTTCTCCCGCGAGCAAGCCGGCGGTGGAGCTTCGAGCGATATCCTCAGCCACCTCCTCGATCTTGCACAGCACGTGTGCGGTCCCGCGACCGAGATCACAGGGCGGCTGCGCACCGTGCACGCGTCGCGTCCACTCCCGCTCGCACCAGGCGGGCACTTCGGAGGCCCCGCTCTCACGAACCGCGGCACCGTCGACAACGACGACATCGCCGTCGCCCTCGTCGCGTTCGCCGACGGCGCCTTCGGTTCTCTCAACGCGAGCCGCGTCTCGCGTGCGGGCGAGAATGAGATCCTGCTCGAGGTGCACGGCAGCCACGGTTATGCGCAGTGGAACTCCGAGCGCCCGAACGAGTTTCTCTGGCGCGACCGCGCGATGCGAAGCGTGACGCGAGAGCACGTCGACGCCGGCATGGGCGAATACCGTCGCTTCCTTCCTGGGCCCGGACTCGGCCTCGGTTTCGACGACGTCAAACTCATCGAGCTCGGCGAGTTCGTCAAGATGATGCGAGGGATGCCGTCCCAGGCGGCGACGATCGATGACGCTTTACGCGTCGCCCGACTGGAGGAGGCTCTCACGGCCTCGGCCACCACCGGACGATGGGTATCCGTCTCCTCGTCATAA
- a CDS encoding LacI family DNA-binding transcriptional regulator yields MAREAGVSKSLVSLVFNGGENVSVERRRRVLEAAAALGYRPNLVAQSLSAGRRDVVGILVSNLSNPIFAEIVGAVKIRLSEAGQRTVIVTAQVEDGSGEAVLDRDNLDVLRDLRPAGLVTVGTIPDFGELADLTATIPTVVASAIDATDDTVATVRTDDAAGIRMVVDHLIDQGLERIVFIGGSGGTVSASRETAFRAAMDARGLGSSGAVQRADLTEAGAMRAVKQILASGEQPEAIVAVNDLVAVGVITALEAAGVSVPDDCLVTGFDDSMLAGIPRISLTTIDPMNRRIGREAAGALLTAMELGTHGAPGSRSWRQPAGGATVLIPPRLIVRDSTRAE; encoded by the coding sequence GTGGCTCGAGAGGCGGGCGTCTCGAAGTCTCTCGTCTCGCTCGTGTTCAATGGCGGCGAGAACGTCAGCGTCGAGCGTCGACGGAGAGTGCTGGAGGCCGCCGCTGCGCTGGGGTACCGTCCCAATCTCGTGGCGCAATCGCTTTCGGCCGGTCGCCGTGATGTGGTCGGCATTCTCGTGTCGAACCTGTCGAATCCGATCTTCGCCGAGATAGTGGGAGCCGTGAAGATCCGGCTGAGCGAGGCGGGCCAGCGCACCGTGATCGTCACCGCCCAGGTCGAGGACGGCAGCGGCGAGGCCGTCCTCGACCGCGATAACCTCGACGTGCTGCGCGACCTGCGGCCGGCGGGGCTGGTGACCGTCGGCACGATTCCCGATTTCGGGGAACTGGCCGACCTCACCGCGACGATCCCCACGGTCGTGGCGAGCGCCATCGACGCGACCGACGACACTGTCGCGACCGTGCGCACCGACGATGCGGCAGGCATCCGAATGGTGGTGGATCACCTCATCGACCAGGGGCTCGAGCGCATCGTGTTCATCGGCGGCAGCGGCGGTACGGTGTCGGCGTCGCGCGAGACGGCGTTCCGTGCCGCCATGGACGCCCGTGGTCTCGGATCCTCTGGCGCGGTGCAGCGTGCGGATCTCACCGAGGCAGGCGCTATGCGCGCGGTGAAGCAGATCCTCGCCTCCGGAGAGCAGCCGGAGGCGATCGTCGCGGTGAACGACCTCGTCGCGGTCGGTGTGATCACGGCACTCGAAGCGGCCGGCGTCTCTGTGCCCGACGACTGCCTCGTGACGGGCTTCGACGACTCGATGCTCGCGGGGATCCCACGCATTTCATTGACGACGATCGACCCCATGAACCGGCGCATCGGTCGAGAGGCGGCGGGAGCGCTGCTCACCGCCATGGAACTCGGCACCCACGGGGCCCCGGGGAGCCGATCGTGGAGGCAGCCTGCCGGAGGTGCGACGGTTCTCATCCCGCCGCGACTCATCGTTCGAGACTCGACGCGCGCCGAATAA